A single region of the Methanobrevibacter wolinii SH genome encodes:
- a CDS encoding ArsR/SmtB family transcription factor, with protein MANDICEIKSLREDVIEEVSKEMLDNETYESTASLFKLLGDYNRLRIINALKINELCVCELSILLDMSQSSISHQLRILRHHNIVKSRKENKKVFYSLNNDNIFKLIQKGIELE; from the coding sequence ATGGCAAACGATATATGTGAAATCAAAAGTCTAAGAGAAGATGTTATTGAAGAAGTTTCTAAAGAAATGTTAGATAATGAAACTTATGAAAGCACAGCTAGTTTATTTAAATTACTTGGAGATTATAATAGATTAAGAATAATTAATGCTCTTAAAATTAATGAATTATGTGTATGTGAGTTATCTATACTTTTAGATATGAGTCAATCAAGTATTTCACATCAACTTAGAATATTAAGACATCATAATATTGTTAAAAGTAGAAAAGAAAATAAAAAAGTATTTTATAGTTTAAATAATGATAATATTTTTAAATTAATTCAAAAAGGTATAGAATTAGAATAA
- the frhA gene encoding coenzyme F420 hydrogenase subunit alpha: MSDKIVISPTTRQEGHAELVMEVDDEGIVTKGRYFSITPVRGLEKMVVGRSPETPPVLCQRICGVCPIPHTLASVEAIDDSLDIEIPKAARIMREMTLFAHCIDSAAIHHFLIAPDFVPDNLFNTAVDSVSNIRKLAQFIVDTIAGEGIHPSDIRVGGMAQNISPLAKEKITEKAKALVPAIEKHTELIEGLVADKGLPKDLGVVKCKPFASDGYYGNRDYFDFDKFSEIMPEQWYDDEEIGKRACSTIPLWEGKNIETGPRARMEMYHGFKDKGVVAQHVARAEEMKLNANRLVELIDQLDTSAPTLADFDPRGTNKLGVGVIEAPRGTDVHMAQIKDGKVQYYTCLVPTTWNIPTMGPATEGFHYKYGAHVIRAYDPCLSCATHVMVVDDEDKSVLKQNMVNL, translated from the coding sequence TTGAGTGATAAAATAGTTATATCCCCAACTACCAGGCAAGAAGGTCATGCAGAACTTGTCATGGAAGTGGATGATGAAGGGATTGTTACAAAAGGTAGATATTTTAGTATTACTCCTGTCAGAGGATTAGAAAAGATGGTTGTAGGTAGATCACCAGAAACTCCTCCTGTTTTATGTCAAAGGATTTGTGGTGTATGTCCTATTCCTCATACTTTAGCTTCTGTAGAAGCTATTGATGATTCTTTAGATATTGAAATACCAAAAGCTGCAAGAATTATGAGAGAAATGACTTTATTTGCACATTGTATTGATAGTGCAGCTATTCACCATTTCTTAATTGCTCCTGATTTTGTACCAGATAATTTATTTAATACTGCAGTAGATAGTGTTTCTAACATTAGGAAATTAGCACAATTTATTGTAGATACTATTGCTGGTGAAGGTATTCACCCATCTGATATTAGAGTAGGTGGTATGGCACAAAATATTTCTCCATTAGCAAAAGAAAAAATTACTGAAAAAGCTAAAGCATTAGTTCCAGCTATTGAAAAACATACTGAATTAATTGAAGGTTTAGTTGCGGATAAAGGATTACCTAAAGATTTAGGTGTAGTTAAATGTAAACCATTTGCTTCAGATGGATATTATGGTAATAGAGATTACTTTGACTTTGATAAATTCAGTGAAATTATGCCAGAACAATGGTATGATGATGAAGAAATAGGTAAAAGAGCATGTTCAACTATTCCATTATGGGAAGGTAAAAATATTGAAACTGGTCCTAGAGCAAGAATGGAAATGTACCACGGTTTCAAAGATAAAGGTGTTGTAGCACAACATGTTGCTAGAGCTGAAGAAATGAAATTAAATGCAAATAGATTAGTTGAGTTAATTGATCAATTAGATACTTCTGCTCCAACTTTAGCTGATTTTGATCCTAGAGGAACAAATAAATTAGGTGTAGGTGTAATTGAAGCACCTAGAGGAACTGATGTTCATATGGCTCAAATTAAAGATGGAAAAGTACAATACTATACTTGTTTAGTACCTACTACTTGGAATATCCCAACTATGGGTCCTGCTACTGAAGGTTTCCATTATAAATATGGTGCTCATGTAATTAGAGCATACGACCCTTGTTTATCTTGTGCTACTCACGTAATGGTTGTTGATGATGAAGATAAAAGTGTATTAAAACAAAATATGGTGAACTTATAG
- the frhD gene encoding coenzyme F420-reducing hydrogenase, FrhD protein, producing the protein MTYDVGTIVVGCGNVLFKDDGFGPHVIKTIKEEYLKDNECPDDVEFIDAGTSATYYIFSLPSDAWKKIIVVDVVDYHAEPGSLKYFSPFEMPKGKYENAHNWAVEEPLQDLANKGIDVVIVGCQPQEISAPDIDLGLSESVQNAIPKAIDMIFKEIGVN; encoded by the coding sequence ATGACTTATGATGTAGGAACTATAGTTGTTGGTTGCGGTAATGTTTTATTCAAAGATGATGGTTTTGGACCACATGTAATCAAAACTATTAAAGAAGAATATTTAAAGGATAATGAATGTCCTGATGATGTAGAGTTTATTGATGCAGGTACTAGTGCAACATATTATATATTTTCACTTCCTAGTGATGCTTGGAAGAAGATTATTGTTGTAGATGTTGTTGATTATCATGCTGAACCTGGTTCATTAAAATATTTTTCACCATTTGAAATGCCTAAAGGAAAATATGAAAATGCTCATAATTGGGCAGTAGAAGAACCATTACAAGATTTAGCAAATAAAGGAATTGACGTTGTTATTGTTGGATGTCAACCACAAGAAATTTCTGCACCAGATATAGATTTAGGCTTATCAGAGTCTGTTCAAAATGCTATTCCTAAAGCTATTGATATGATATTCAAAGAAATAGGGGTTAATTAA
- the frhG gene encoding coenzyme F420 hydrogenase subunit gamma — MFEKLKKSFGKKETKPVESEVKYEEGKVSVKPTNKPKIGYIHVSGCTGDVMSLTENYDILSTLLSDMVDIVYGQTLVDKWIHGTYAEEMPDMDLCLIEGSVCLQDEHSLIEVQEARKHSKLVAAFGSCAMNGCFTRFSRGGQQAQPKHESFVPLSDLIKVDLAIPGCPASPEIIAKSVVALINNDMDYLQPALDIANCNLACGCDLQTNIINKALCTGCGTCALACPTKAIDMVEGRPIININRCIKCGSCNVHCPRTWFPLDRIKKEFNL, encoded by the coding sequence ATGTTTGAAAAATTAAAAAAATCATTTGGTAAAAAAGAAACCAAACCTGTTGAATCTGAGGTTAAATATGAAGAAGGTAAAGTTTCTGTAAAACCAACTAATAAACCTAAAATAGGATATATTCATGTAAGTGGATGTACTGGAGATGTAATGTCCTTAACTGAAAACTATGATATTTTATCTACATTATTATCTGATATGGTAGATATTGTATATGGTCAAACTTTAGTTGATAAATGGATTCATGGTACTTATGCTGAAGAAATGCCTGATATGGATTTATGTCTTATTGAAGGTTCTGTCTGTTTACAAGATGAACACAGTTTAATAGAAGTTCAAGAAGCTAGAAAACATTCTAAATTAGTTGCAGCATTTGGTTCTTGTGCTATGAATGGTTGTTTTACAAGATTCTCTCGTGGAGGACAACAAGCTCAACCTAAACATGAGTCTTTTGTACCTTTAAGTGACTTAATTAAAGTAGATCTTGCTATTCCTGGTTGTCCTGCTTCTCCTGAAATTATTGCTAAATCAGTTGTTGCTTTAATTAATAATGATATGGATTATTTACAACCTGCATTAGATATTGCAAATTGTAATTTAGCTTGTGGTTGTGACTTACAAACCAATATTATTAACAAAGCTTTATGTACTGGTTGTGGAACTTGTGCATTAGCTTGTCCTACTAAAGCTATAGATATGGTGGAAGGTAGACCTATTATTAATATTAATAGATGTATTAAATGTGGTTCATGTAATGTTCACTGTCCTAGAACTTGGTTCCCATTAGATAGGATTAAAAAAGAGTTCAATTTATAG
- a CDS encoding iron-containing alcohol dehydrogenase, translating to MDKTRFTVPRDIYVGENSLENLKNLEGKKAFVVIGGGSLKRFGFLDKVMDYLHEAGFETKLFEGVKSDPSVDTVMEGAKQMLEFEPDWIVAMGGGSPIDAAKAMWIFYEYPDLTFEEACVPFGLPKMRNKAKFCAIGSTSGTGTEVTAFSVITDYNTGIKWPIADFEVTPDVAIVDPQLPATMPKKLVAHTGMDALTHAIEAYTAATHQPFADAMALDAIRLVFENLRASFDGDMDAREMMHYAQCEAGIAFSNGLLGIVHSMAHKTGAAFSTGHIPHGEANAIYLPYATRFNARKDPSRYAAIGRYLGWEGSDEELVEKLCNTVAEFNRYLGIPHDLREFGIKEDEFNDKVKQIAENAMGDACTAANPREMTAELFEKLLHNIYYGIDEIDF from the coding sequence ATGGATAAAACTAGATTTACAGTACCTAGAGATATATATGTAGGAGAAAATTCATTAGAAAATTTAAAAAATTTAGAAGGTAAAAAAGCTTTTGTAGTTATTGGTGGTGGATCCCTTAAACGTTTTGGATTCCTTGATAAAGTAATGGATTATTTACATGAAGCTGGATTTGAAACAAAGTTATTTGAAGGTGTAAAATCTGACCCTTCTGTTGATACTGTTATGGAAGGTGCTAAACAAATGCTTGAATTTGAACCAGACTGGATTGTTGCAATGGGTGGTGGTTCTCCTATTGATGCAGCAAAAGCAATGTGGATTTTCTATGAATATCCTGATTTAACTTTTGAGGAAGCTTGTGTTCCATTTGGTTTACCAAAAATGAGGAATAAAGCTAAATTCTGTGCTATTGGTTCAACTAGTGGTACTGGTACTGAAGTAACTGCATTTTCTGTAATTACTGATTATAATACTGGTATTAAATGGCCTATTGCTGATTTTGAAGTAACTCCTGATGTTGCAATTGTTGATCCACAATTACCTGCAACTATGCCTAAAAAATTAGTAGCTCACACTGGAATGGATGCATTAACTCATGCAATTGAAGCATATACTGCAGCAACTCACCAACCATTTGCAGATGCAATGGCTTTAGATGCAATTAGACTTGTATTTGAAAACTTAAGAGCTTCATTTGATGGAGATATGGATGCAAGAGAAATGATGCATTATGCTCAATGTGAAGCAGGTATTGCATTTTCTAATGGATTATTAGGTATTGTTCATTCAATGGCACATAAAACAGGTGCAGCTTTCTCAACTGGTCATATTCCTCATGGTGAAGCTAATGCTATCTATTTACCTTATGCAACAAGATTTAATGCAAGAAAAGATCCTTCAAGATATGCAGCAATTGGTAGATATCTTGGTTGGGAAGGTAGTGATGAAGAACTTGTTGAAAAATTATGTAATACTGTTGCAGAATTTAATAGATACTTAGGTATTCCTCATGATTTAAGAGAATTCGGTATTAAAGAAGATGAATTTAATGATAAAGTAAAACAAATCGCAGAAAATGCTATGGGAGATGCTTGTACTGCTGCAAACCCTAGAGAAATGACTGCAGAATTATTTGAAAAATTATTACATAACATTTACTATGGTATTGATGAGATTGATTTCTAG